atttctaggtgtaaaatgaccgttttacccccagacgtaaaatttcatgttttcgACTTTtccttaatttcattgactctaacatgtcccaaataattatttaagcctacgtgaattttctcatatttttatttagcttaaatcgaggacttttaaattaatctttaaataagacatattactgcgttttaatcccgaattaaaccaaaacttaacataaaattcccaaattaaaaaattaaacttttaataattatttaagcttaaagatattttttcataattttataaagcttaaaactaggcgtttcaattaactcgttaattaacgtttcgtgcggcaatTAAATCctagataaatccaaaacttattattttgatcccaaattttaaacatagtatttttgttatttattctacccttccaagtcatgatccacccctgtggacccatggattctatttttagccttttaattttcgaaatagacacgttatcgaaccacccgagccatctccaaaTTTActtgagccacgcccgagccaccttgagccaaaacctagccaacccacctagggaccctactgacaaagcccagcccgaaaaacCAGCCTGGCCCGCTCACAAACTTCCTGGAAGTCGACCTAAAATTCTGCAcgtgtgtgtgtttgtagtgtccTTGTTGAATTGGGACTCCTAGccgcctaggactctaccagcccttaaccaccgaccacccatgaccctaaccttccctgtaccacgcccagaccatacCCAAGCCACTGGTTCAGTGAGCAGCAAACCACTGAACCAGTGGCAGCATCCTCGCGCATACATGCTTCATCATGTTCATACTCGACCAGCGACCAACCAGGCCTCACCAGCCCCTGCCCAGACCCTTGTGccccttcttaggaccctaaggacctaacctagcctaGCCCCAAAGCCCTTGACCGAGCCGCAAACCCTGCACAATTGCTGAAACCTGCGTAGCCCCTTTGCTAtctctctcgggtggagtcctagcttgctaggactcctccctagTCCATGGTCTCGAGTCCCAGCGTGGccaggactcttcccttgaacACACATATATGGGTGGAGTCCTCACAGACCCTAACCAAGCTCCGGTCCAGCCCCAATCAAGCCAAGCCACAAACCACCCATCAACTGAGCCCCTTGAACACACATATACGTGAATGGATTTCCAGCTTAACGTTTTTGTCTTTGTGCAGCGTTTTGTTGCTTTTGTGTGCAATTCTAGACCTTTAAACTCGTGGAAAAACATGATTATtcatatcctaattcatggcagccccttaaacatcatataaacatgattttgaatcaaCAACCAAGAGTTACACACATGCATATGAATAGTTgcgaaaattattatttgagtgCCTTGTTTCCTTTCAAAgcatgttcaaataaatattatggtgtgatagatgatttaaagaaagaatatggcgtgcctttgcgtatttaacgcacgaaaaattgttgaagattgcgaagaacggagcaagaccttggcttgaacttTTCCTTGAgctttttcgaaatttttcttcaattgttgtgGGTGtgaaatctttcagcaaatcaagccatcttcgttgtcgCATATTCAGTTTAGATTGTGAAAaaagatatttcaaactcttgtgatcagaataaatctcaaacttctcactaTATAGATAGTGTCGtcagatcttcaatgcaaacacaatggcagccaattcaagatcatgaatccgattgcgagtctcatgtggctatAATTGTCTCGAGGCATACGCAATGACATTTCCTCGATGCATCAGAACACAACCTAGTCCcttgtgagaagcatcacaataaacaataaaatcacccgtacctgacgTGATAGTCAACACCGAAGCACTGGttaatcttttcttcaactccagGAAACTGGATTCACACGCTTCTGACCAAACAAAAGGTGTATTCTTCTAGGTTAGCTGAGTAATCGGCTTAGCAATATTAGAGAAATCGTTGATGAATCGACGATAATTGcccgctaaacccataaaactgcgtatgtCTTGCACCGATGtgggtctaggccaactgatcacagcctcaactttGCTAAGATCAACAGAAATGCGATCTTTCGATACAATGTGCCCTAGAAATACCACTTGcttcaaccaaaactcacattttgatAACTTTGCATACAGTTTCTCAGTTCTCATGGTTTTCAATACAATTAtcagatgctcagcatgatcagtcagtttctttgaataaatcagaatatcatcaataaagataatcacaaaatcatcaagatatttctgaaatatgTGGTTCATCAAACCTATAAATACAGCTGAAgtatttgttaaaccaaacgacatgactataaactcataatgaccatacctggttctgaaagctgttttcgctatatcagaatctctgactatcaactgatgatatccagatgtCATAttgatcttggaataaacaaaagaaccctgcaactgatcaaatagatcatcaattcgaggcaaaggatatttattctttatcgtcgccttgttcagttgccgatagtcaatgcaaagtctcattgaaccgtctttctttctgacaaacagtactggagcgccccaaggagaaacactcggtctgatgtaacccttggctaATAAATCTTCTAGCTGCTCTTTCATTTCTTTCAGTTCtactggtgccattctgtatggagtttTAGAAATAGGTACTGTACCTGGTATcagttcaatgctgaaatctatctctagAAATGGAGGcaaacccggaatctcatctagGAAtaaatcagcaaactcacatactactggcaaatctgccaatgaaggACTCGActtcagtacatctactgaatacacaaggaatccctcttctcctttctgtaacaatcgagtcatcgACAAAGCAGATACTACAGGAATTCGAGCTCTGGAAACCTTACTgtaaaatttccattcatcagcctTGTCCTGTCTGAATCTTACAAatttctggaaacaatctattgtagctctgtacttggttagcatataaataccaataatgcagtcaaaatcagacaaaccgagtacaatacaatctaactctagCTCATTACCATTATACTGCAGCAGACAATGTCTAACAGAATTCACTGGTATAAGACCTCTCCCCCaaggtgaagagacagatactacagtagatagaGACTCAAAAGTCCTCCACAGGTTCTTTAATAGACCCCTGTATAACTCTAGTTCTGTCGTGAAtcactggagctagatgaaaTGCTTCCCGACTTCTTAAATTGTTTCCCTCGGGCCTTCAAATGATCCTTCTTTCCACTGCTACTACCACCACTGTCAAATCTTggagggggttgctggaacTGAGCTGAAGGTTGTTGCTGTCTCTGTGTCTGAGCAACCTACGAAGTTCCTCGTTGTTTGATCAAGCctgcttcagctccctttgctctgttcaaagcatcagcaaaattatttggtCGCTCCGTATTCACCAgtgtaaaaatatcatgattcaGCCCATTGATGAACTAAACAGCCACGGCTTCATCATTATCAGCGATATGAGGAGCAAAacgcaacaaggtagagaatttggccacatattcttcaatattcaattgACCCTGTTTCAGattggcaaactctgcacccttgtcctttctgtacgatactgggaaaaaACGTTGATAGAATTCGGCTTTGAAGATCTTCCACGTAATCACCGTACCTCGCAGTTCCAAAGCTCTCTTTGTTGTTAaccaccaactcttcgcaacATCGTATAGCCGGTGTCCAATCAGTTTGACTCTACGCTCATCTATATAGTCAAGAGAATCTAACAGCTTCTCAATATCATCAAACCAGCCCTCGTAGTCAATAGAATTCTCTGTGCCTTTCAAAGTGGGCGGTTTGAACGACTGAAATTTCTTTAACAGTGTTTCCATATGTGTCGGTGTAACATCCATTGGATCATTCGatgtactaccctgttctggcacaCGAACTACggttcttcgaggaggcatatctgattatcaaaatgatTAGTACTCCAAGATaacaatctgtctcagcccttCTCTGATcatacctctgatcaagaatcagtTCTGATTCATTGCCCAATAGTACACGTttccaatcaaatcaaataatcaggtaaacatgtatctTCTCAAGCAATAAAACATGCTTTCATGCTAGCATATAACTTAGGCAAATCAACTGTACAATAAATTACATACTAACATCACCAAAGCATGAAAGaagactcaatctaccccgctcactcgtTTCTATTCCAATCTAAGGTAcctacagctctgataccacctgttgtggggatcCGGATGCTaactcatttcttaatcattcttgggattaaatggatcagtTACGTAATCTaggtcgaaatttttt
This genomic window from Primulina huaijiensis isolate GDHJ02 chromosome 7, ASM1229523v2, whole genome shotgun sequence contains:
- the LOC140981603 gene encoding uncharacterized protein, coding for MPPRRTVVRVPEQGSTSNDPMDVTPTHMETLLKKFQSFKPPTLKGTENSIDYEGWFDDIEKLLDSLDYIDERRVKLIGHRLYDVAKSWWLTTKRALELRGTVITWKIFKAEFYQRFFPVSYRKDKGAEFANLKQGQLNIEEYVAKFSTLLRFAPHIADNDEAVAV